One Methylophilus sp. TWE2 DNA segment encodes these proteins:
- the ureA gene encoding urease subunit gamma produces MELTPREKDKLLIFTAALLAERRKARGLKLNYPEAVAFISAAIMEGARDGKTVAELMSYGTTLLNRDEVMEGVPEMIPDIQIEATFPDGTKLVTVHHPIP; encoded by the coding sequence AGACAAGTTACTCATATTTACTGCGGCGTTGTTAGCTGAAAGGCGCAAGGCGCGTGGTTTAAAGCTGAATTACCCGGAAGCCGTGGCGTTTATTTCTGCAGCCATTATGGAGGGGGCACGTGACGGTAAAACCGTGGCCGAACTCATGAGCTACGGCACCACGCTGCTGAACCGCGATGAGGTGATGGAAGGCGTGCCGGAAATGATCCCAGACATACAAATCGAAGCGACCTTCCCCGACGGGACCAAGTTAGTCACCGTCCACCACCCAATCCCATAG